The Terriglobales bacterium genome includes the window GTCCTTCGGCCAACAGAGGGCCTCAGAATGACAGTTCAACAAGGGATCCTATGACCGATCTTCCAAGGCTGGCAACCAAGATTCACATTATCGAGGATCACGAAGCCACGGGCGATATTGCCTCCGCATACGACTTCTGGCGGACTGGATCTGGACGGCAGCAGGTTCCGGGGATCATCAAGTGCTTTGGAGCGCGGCCTGACTTTCTGCGTCAGGTTGTGGAGTTCTCAAACACTGTTCACTTCTCGGAAGGGCATCTCACCAGGCGTCACAAGGAGATGCTCGCTACCTATGTTTCTTCTCTGAACCGCTGTCCGTATTGAATCGACAGTCATGCCTACTTCCTGCGGGTTCAGGGAGCATGCGATGAGACTGTGGGCGCCATTGCCCAAGGAAAACTGGAACAGGCTGGTCTCGCGGCAGCCGAGCGAGCGCTACTCAACTATGCGCAATTGATCACGGAGTCAGCCAGCCGTTCCACTCACGAAGACGTGGATAAGCTGAGGCAGGCGGGATGGAGCGACGACCAGATTTCGGAGGCGGTGTACGTAATTGCAATATTCGCCTTCTTCAATCGGGTGGCTGATGCCTTTGGGGTGCCCTCCCAGAACTATCTCCAGACAGGTAGGCTCACTCCATGAGACCCCATCATGCGGTCCCAGGGCGGATTTGTGCCATTTCGGCACAATTTAAGATTTGCCTTTAAGCCCGCTTCTCAGCTAGCTTATGCGCATGCGGTACTCTGCCTTCGCGGTGCCGCCGGCCTCGCACCGCATGTTGCTCTCTGTGGTTTTTCTATGCCCGGCCATTCTGTGTGGTCAGTTCATGGGCACTCCACAACAACAAGCTCCAGCGCGGTATGTGCTCACTGGAACTGTCGTCAGCTCCTCCACCGGCGGCGGCATTCCTTACGCTTTGGTGCAAGTAGATCAGAGCGCCAAGCTGGCTGACCAGAATGGGAATTTTCGTTTCGATAGCCTGGTCTCCAACACGGTCAACCTGCAGGCACACAAGCCAGGCTTCTTTGAGGAGAATGAAGTCAACGACACGCACGCGCCGAACACGGTGACGCTCTCCTCCCCTTCT containing:
- a CDS encoding carboxymuconolactone decarboxylase family protein; protein product: MTDLPRLATKIHIIEDHEATGDIASAYDFWRTGSGRQQVPGIIKCFGARPDFLRQVVEFSNTVHFSEGHLTRRHKEMLATYVSSLNRCPY
- a CDS encoding carboxymuconolactone decarboxylase family protein; this translates as MGAIAQGKLEQAGLAAAERALLNYAQLITESASRSTHEDVDKLRQAGWSDDQISEAVYVIAIFAFFNRVADAFGVPSQNYLQTGRLTP